Proteins encoded together in one Campylobacter peloridis LMG 23910 window:
- a CDS encoding motility associated factor glycosyltransferase family protein: MNELFLKNTQALFEKDQPLALKLRELKECKQFELFQGSNDNLDINIFDKKRKEFIYKNPLEELDENLKLFNGEYLRYPILFFYGLGNGILYKALLSNPLINHIIIFEEELEIIYLVFHYLDLSEEIKNEKVILFYIHLTTFAQIDTLMDYPTIKNYYKIYNLFIHSSFYNFYDIEIINKTIIKAIKSNHTKNGNAPSDSLQGITQLIRNLVPLVTNPSLKDLLKQRKGKNENAIIVSTGPSLIKQLPLLKEYANKASIICADSAYPILAKYNIKPDYVLSLERVEKTSEFFNNDFGDFDKDILFVLVSLVFPKTIEYLKRNNRNFILVHRPLPFAQSLNMDDYGYLGGGMSVANMAYELAVKLEHKNIILIGQDLAYGEDGNSHPKEYHYKSNFENDRKEGLFVTAYGGNGKVETNKWWNIFKEIFEKDIAIYKNTKGIKTFNATEGGARIEGAIEKPFKEICEELLIFQKSNLKPLKITQSKIGSNLKKSKKNIESMLIINQNNIKKLKNILVKISTANKTLKAKSLLKQIDSFKKQLYKKSNGAYELYPHILYHHELRVNAILCKNPKNKNEQNEILKELLNEYEETFKTLLHLFYVFDTTIKDNSIELFQLAR, encoded by the coding sequence ATGAATGAACTTTTTTTAAAAAACACTCAAGCATTATTTGAAAAAGATCAACCTTTGGCTTTAAAACTAAGAGAATTAAAAGAATGTAAGCAATTTGAACTTTTTCAAGGAAGTAATGATAATTTAGATATAAATATTTTTGATAAAAAAAGAAAAGAATTTATTTATAAAAATCCTTTAGAAGAATTAGATGAAAATTTAAAACTTTTTAATGGAGAATACTTAAGATATCCTATTTTATTTTTTTATGGGTTAGGTAATGGAATTTTATACAAAGCTTTACTTTCAAACCCTTTAATAAATCATATAATTATCTTTGAGGAAGAATTAGAAATTATATATTTAGTATTTCATTATTTAGATTTAAGTGAAGAAATAAAAAATGAAAAAGTGATTTTGTTTTATATACATTTAACTACATTTGCTCAAATTGATACACTAATGGATTATCCAACAATAAAAAATTATTATAAGATTTACAATCTTTTTATTCATAGTAGTTTTTATAATTTTTATGATATAGAAATTATAAATAAAACTATTATAAAAGCTATAAAAAGCAACCATACTAAAAATGGAAATGCACCAAGTGATTCTTTACAAGGCATTACTCAGCTCATTAGAAATTTAGTCCCTCTTGTTACCAATCCTAGTTTAAAAGATTTATTAAAACAAAGAAAAGGTAAAAATGAAAATGCTATTATAGTTTCTACTGGTCCATCTTTGATTAAACAATTACCTTTATTAAAAGAATATGCTAATAAAGCTAGTATTATATGTGCTGATAGTGCTTATCCTATATTAGCCAAGTATAATATAAAACCTGATTATGTGTTATCTTTAGAAAGAGTAGAAAAAACTTCTGAATTTTTCAATAATGATTTTGGTGATTTTGATAAAGATATATTATTTGTTTTAGTAAGTTTAGTCTTTCCAAAAACTATAGAATATTTAAAGAGAAACAATAGAAACTTTATTTTGGTTCACAGACCCTTACCTTTTGCTCAAAGTTTAAATATGGATGATTATGGCTATTTAGGTGGTGGAATGAGTGTAGCTAATATGGCTTATGAATTAGCTGTTAAATTAGAACATAAAAATATCATTTTAATAGGACAAGATTTAGCTTATGGTGAAGATGGAAATTCACATCCTAAAGAATACCATTACAAGTCAAACTTTGAAAACGATAGAAAAGAAGGATTGTTTGTGACAGCTTATGGTGGTAATGGTAAAGTCGAAACTAATAAATGGTGGAATATTTTTAAAGAAATTTTTGAAAAAGATATTGCGATATACAAAAATACAAAAGGTATAAAAACATTTAATGCCACAGAAGGTGGTGCTAGAATAGAAGGCGCTATAGAAAAACCATTTAAAGAAATTTGTGAGGAATTGTTAATTTTTCAAAAATCAAACTTAAAGCCTCTTAAAATAACCCAATCAAAAATAGGAAGTAATCTAAAAAAATCTAAAAAAAATATAGAAAGTATGCTCATTATCAATCAAAACAACATAAAAAAACTAAAAAATATTCTAGTAAAAATTAGCACAGCAAATAAAACTCTTAAAGCAAAATCACTCTTAAAGCAAATTGATAGTTTTAAAAAACAACTTTATAAAAAATCAAATGGAGCGTATGAACTTTATCCACACATTTTATATCATCACGAATTAAGAGTTAATGCAATTTTATGTAAAAATCCAAAAAACAAAAATGAGCAAAATGAAATTTTAAAAGAACTCTTAAATGAATATGAAGAAACATTTAAAACACTTTTACATCTTTTTTATGTATTTGATACAACTATAAAAGATAACTCAATAGAACTTTTTCAATTAGCAAGGTAA
- a CDS encoding motility associated factor glycosyltransferase family protein, protein MNFFENNLYYLEKSLKLKLTKLKHKNQSLINSKNYFINLLNVNYKNHPILFIYGLGEYIQNIFDNKNLKYLVVFEDDLNIIYQILQTYNISNPLKEKRLILFDANDFDFNKAKELFLNNNFMFYSQITSILNYKDSLFSKSIQDCMQKAIKSIYNALQSSQECEVYIKHFCKNLPKTLTHPSVKELLNKHKAKEKNAVIVASGPSLIKQLPLLKEIQDKVSVFCVDGSYTILHKYGIKPDYVFCIEKDMINGKEKKLGSWKFFDNNFGEFDKNILFILSDTTNPQTIQNLEKNNRSYMIIFSMNSFASSFQFDDYGYCDLSFNSVANLAYNFAVSLEYENIILIGQDLAFGKDGNSHPNEFLHGTNLDSSRYEYIKTLGYGGKSEIYTHAAWMLYKEKYEYDITQNKNFITTYNATEGGARIEGTIEKPFKEICESIINKEYTKSFEKLSSPNKKDIYQNLKKALIHFEKINQKALKILNNSQELFLKIQNISLIINNLPSHLNLEESLNLIDFNQILNLKNEIKLYKDGILSSKYFSTILLSYMYTNECNFVKLECIDTGNAIKEKINQLSYILNHERHIQEITNLIQTQYFIINQTIADIQTLISKDFYE, encoded by the coding sequence ATGAATTTCTTTGAAAATAATTTATATTATCTAGAAAAAAGTCTTAAGTTAAAACTTACAAAATTAAAACACAAAAATCAATCTCTCATAAATTCAAAAAATTATTTCATAAATTTGCTAAATGTAAATTACAAAAATCATCCTATATTATTTATATATGGTTTAGGGGAATATATCCAAAATATCTTTGATAATAAAAATCTAAAATACCTTGTTGTTTTTGAAGATGATTTAAATATTATTTATCAAATTTTACAAACTTATAATATTTCTAATCCACTAAAAGAGAAAAGGTTAATCTTATTTGATGCAAATGACTTTGACTTTAACAAAGCCAAAGAACTTTTTTTAAACAATAACTTTATGTTTTATAGTCAAATAACTTCTATATTGAATTATAAAGATTCTCTTTTTTCAAAGTCTATCCAAGATTGCATGCAAAAAGCCATAAAAAGTATTTATAATGCCTTACAATCTAGTCAAGAATGTGAAGTTTATATAAAACATTTTTGCAAAAATCTTCCTAAAACCTTAACTCATCCTAGTGTAAAAGAACTTTTAAACAAACATAAGGCTAAAGAAAAAAATGCCGTTATTGTAGCGAGTGGACCAAGCTTAATAAAACAACTTCCATTGTTAAAAGAAATTCAAGATAAAGTTAGTGTTTTTTGTGTCGATGGATCTTACACCATCTTACATAAATATGGTATTAAGCCTGATTATGTTTTTTGCATAGAAAAGGATATGATTAATGGGAAAGAGAAAAAACTCGGTTCTTGGAAATTTTTTGATAATAATTTTGGAGAATTTGACAAAAATATATTATTTATTTTATCAGATACTACAAATCCTCAAACTATACAAAATTTAGAAAAAAATAACAGATCATATATGATTATATTTTCTATGAATTCTTTTGCTTCTAGCTTTCAATTTGATGATTATGGTTATTGTGATTTAAGTTTTAATTCTGTAGCAAATTTAGCATATAATTTTGCTGTTTCTTTAGAATATGAAAATATCATTTTAATAGGACAAGATCTTGCTTTTGGCAAAGATGGAAATTCTCATCCAAATGAATTTTTACATGGAACAAATTTAGATTCTTCACGCTATGAATATATAAAAACACTCGGTTATGGTGGAAAAAGCGAAATTTATACTCATGCAGCATGGATGCTTTATAAAGAAAAATATGAATACGACATAACTCAAAATAAAAATTTTATTACTACATATAACGCTACTGAAGGCGGTGCAAGGATAGAAGGAACCATAGAAAAACCATTTAAAGAAATTTGTGAAAGTATAATTAACAAAGAATATACTAAAAGTTTTGAAAAACTTTCATCTCCAAACAAAAAAGATATTTACCAAAATTTAAAAAAAGCATTAATACACTTTGAAAAAATCAATCAAAAAGCTTTAAAAATTTTAAATAACTCTCAAGAACTTTTTTTAAAAATTCAAAACATTTCTTTAATTATAAACAATCTACCAAGTCATCTAAATCTAGAAGAAAGCTTAAATTTAATTGATTTTAATCAAATCTTAAATTTAAAAAATGAAATAAAATTATATAAAGATGGGATTTTATCAAGCAAATATTTTTCTACGATTTTATTAAGTTACATGTATACAAATGAATGTAATTTTGTCAAACTTGAATGTATTGATACAGGAAATGCAATAAAAGAAAAAATAAACCAACTTAGCTATATACTTAATCATGAAAGGCATATTCAAGAAATAACAAATCTCATCCAAACACAATATTTTATAATAAATCAAACTATAGCCGATATACAAACTTTGATTTCTAAGGATTTTTATGAATGA
- a CDS encoding motility associated factor glycosyltransferase family protein has protein sequence MNTYEANFNKNLGALEEYNAILADKIEDVKTNERFEVFAGKSTFDINIYDHELKQSLYDNPEKFFDDKYSEIYSKYERYPVLFFYGLGNGLLYKALLKNENHKSIVVFEPNIEVLYIVFHLIDFSEELKNKRLYVMDEFDKNHLSIFLGKELQVRNYLQNTILLRHCLYYENTTRSEKLENDLKKLCIILITELGNDPTDSLQGITQLLHNLPDQLSNPSLKDLLKQRKGKNENAIIVSTGPSLIKQLPLLKEYANKASIICADSAYPILAKYNIKPDYVLSLERVEKTSEFFNNDFGDFDKDILFVLVSLVFPKTIEYLKRNNRNFILVHRPLPFAQSLNMDDYGYLGGGMSVANMAYELAVKLEHKNIILIGQDLAYGEDGNSHPKEYHYKSNFENDRKEGLFVTAYGGNGKVETNKFWNIFKESFEKDIALTSPLGIKTFNATEGGARIEGAIEKPFKEICEELLKEDKKQTQMVKKYHKKQNLEEKWENLKKQITHKKSKINQLLDLTQNFEIEFKMILQNIQQTNNLQDLNFKTILEINEKLHEIKNKTESIVELGEVLNPALKNIELKLAKITLTSALTQNDKKNRMINWLLAHDSWIEILLQYLKILSENLEKSYDEFL, from the coding sequence ATGAACACCTACGAAGCAAATTTTAATAAAAACCTAGGAGCATTAGAAGAATATAATGCTATATTAGCAGATAAGATAGAAGATGTAAAAACAAATGAACGTTTTGAAGTATTTGCAGGAAAAAGTACTTTTGATATCAATATATATGATCATGAACTAAAGCAAAGTTTATATGATAATCCTGAAAAATTCTTTGATGATAAATATAGTGAAATTTATTCTAAATACGAAAGATATCCTGTGTTATTTTTTTATGGTTTAGGTAATGGTTTATTATATAAAGCTTTATTAAAAAATGAAAATCACAAGAGTATAGTAGTTTTTGAACCAAATATTGAAGTACTTTACATAGTTTTTCATCTAATAGATTTTAGCGAAGAACTCAAAAATAAAAGACTTTATGTGATGGATGAATTCGATAAGAATCATTTAAGTATTTTTTTAGGAAAAGAATTGCAGGTAAGAAATTATTTACAAAATACAATATTACTAAGACATTGTCTTTACTATGAAAATACCACAAGATCAGAAAAACTAGAAAATGATTTAAAAAAACTTTGTATTATCCTCATTACAGAATTAGGCAATGATCCAACAGATTCTTTACAAGGCATCACCCAACTTCTACATAATCTACCTGATCAACTATCCAATCCTAGTTTAAAAGATTTATTAAAACAAAGAAAAGGTAAAAATGAAAATGCTATTATAGTTTCTACTGGTCCATCTTTGATTAAACAATTACCTTTATTAAAAGAATATGCTAATAAAGCTAGTATTATATGTGCTGATAGTGCTTATCCTATATTAGCCAAGTATAATATAAAACCTGATTATGTGTTATCTTTAGAAAGAGTAGAAAAAACTTCTGAATTTTTCAATAATGATTTTGGTGATTTTGATAAAGATATATTATTTGTTTTAGTAAGTTTAGTCTTTCCAAAAACTATAGAATATTTAAAGAGAAACAATAGAAACTTTATTTTGGTTCACAGACCCTTACCTTTTGCTCAAAGTTTAAATATGGATGATTATGGCTATTTAGGTGGTGGAATGAGTGTAGCTAATATGGCTTATGAATTAGCTGTTAAATTAGAACATAAAAATATCATTTTAATAGGACAAGATTTAGCTTATGGTGAAGATGGAAATTCACATCCTAAAGAATACCATTACAAGTCAAACTTTGAAAACGATAGAAAAGAAGGATTGTTTGTGACAGCTTATGGTGGTAATGGTAAAGTCGAAACTAATAAATTTTGGAATATTTTTAAAGAAAGTTTTGAAAAAGATATAGCTTTAACATCTCCTTTAGGTATAAAAACATTTAATGCCACAGAAGGTGGCGCTAGAATAGAAGGCGCTATAGAAAAACCATTTAAAGAAATTTGCGAGGAATTGTTAAAAGAAGATAAAAAACAAACTCAAATGGTAAAAAAATACCATAAAAAACAAAATTTGGAAGAAAAATGGGAAAATTTAAAAAAGCAAATTACCCATAAAAAATCTAAAATTAATCAACTCTTAGATTTAACACAGAATTTTGAAATTGAATTTAAAATGATATTGCAAAATATTCAGCAAACTAATAATTTACAAGATTTGAATTTTAAAACTATTTTGGAGATCAATGAAAAACTTCATGAAATTAAAAACAAAACAGAAAGTATAGTTGAACTTGGAGAAGTTTTAAATCCTGCATTAAAAAATATTGAACTAAAACTAGCCAAAATTACACTCACTAGCGCTCTTACGCAAAATGATAAGAAAAATCGTATGATAAATTGGTTATTAGCACATGATTCTTGGATTGAGATACTTCTACAATATCTTAAAATTCTATCAGAAAACCTAGAAAAGAGTTATGATGAATTTCTTTGA
- a CDS encoding motility accessory factor, with protein MNTYEANFNKNLGALEEYNAILADKIEDVKTNERFEVFAGKSTFDINIYDHELKQSLYDNPEKFFDDKYSEIYSKYERYPVLFFYGLGNGLLYKALLKNENHKSIVVFEPNIEVLYIVFHLIDFSEELKNKRLYVIYTDNFDMDDIINFLMGELFVRNYLYNSKILSLNSYYDQHKIYMEKLEKKLNEKIIYVFNAQGHTGLIYSLENIQQSINNMPIILQKPPFKTLIQQRIDKNDNAIIVASGPSLIKQLPLLKKYANKANIICADGSYPILAKYNIKPDYVMCLEQNDLSSEFFNNDFGDFDKDITFIITASAHLNTIKYLEKYNRNYLLVLKNSNKFTHKYLLDNFGCLSGLNVASMGYNLAIQLNYKNIILIGQDLAYDENGNSHPMDFLFDSTLDTHRYEHIKTLAYGGEGEVYTHIAWKSYIQNYELDIKSASKKGIKTYNATEGGARIEGAIEKPFKEICEEILIKDKILFSPLQCLQKNEQVILAKESYNNILTLIKFAKSKIYQCQKLLKPILKVIEQTKYHIDLNTIDFVKVLKTNDEIHKVKEFLEDKQMEIFTDLLIVALTKTELELAKISLMSAHTQDDKKIRMIIWLIKHEEWLKIVIDTLEKQTQIMEKSIILLKKFIEENQ; from the coding sequence ATGAACACCTACGAAGCAAATTTTAATAAAAACCTAGGAGCATTAGAAGAATATAATGCTATATTAGCAGATAAGATAGAAGATGTAAAAACAAATGAACGTTTTGAAGTATTTGCAGGAAAAAGTACTTTTGATATCAATATATATGATCATGAACTAAAGCAAAGTTTATATGATAATCCTGAAAAATTCTTTGATGATAAATATAGTGAAATTTATTCTAAATACGAAAGATATCCTGTGTTATTTTTTTATGGTTTAGGTAATGGTTTATTATATAAAGCTTTATTAAAAAATGAAAACCACAAGAGTATAGTAGTTTTTGAACCAAATATTGAAGTACTTTACATAGTTTTTCATCTAATAGATTTTAGCGAAGAACTCAAAAATAAAAGACTTTATGTGATTTATACAGATAATTTTGATATGGATGATATTATAAATTTTCTAATGGGAGAACTTTTTGTTAGAAATTACCTTTATAATAGTAAGATTTTATCTTTAAATTCCTATTATGATCAACATAAAATATATATGGAAAAACTAGAAAAAAAACTTAATGAAAAAATAATATATGTTTTTAATGCTCAAGGACATACAGGATTGATATATTCATTAGAAAATATTCAACAATCCATAAATAATATGCCAATAATATTACAAAAACCACCATTTAAAACATTAATACAGCAAAGAATAGATAAAAATGATAATGCTATTATTGTAGCAAGTGGACCAAGTTTGATAAAACAACTTCCATTGCTCAAAAAATATGCTAACAAAGCTAACATTATATGTGCTGATGGAAGTTATCCCATCTTAGCTAAATATAACATTAAACCAGATTATGTCATGTGTTTAGAGCAAAATGATTTATCTAGTGAATTTTTTAATAATGATTTTGGTGATTTTGATAAAGATATTACCTTTATTATAACAGCTTCTGCCCACTTAAATACCATTAAATATTTAGAAAAATATAATAGAAACTATCTACTAGTTTTGAAAAATTCAAATAAATTTACGCACAAGTATTTATTGGATAATTTTGGCTGTTTAAGTGGTTTAAATGTAGCATCAATGGGTTATAACTTGGCTATACAATTAAATTATAAAAATATCATTTTAATAGGACAAGATTTAGCTTATGATGAAAATGGAAATTCACATCCTATGGATTTTTTATTTGATTCAACATTAGATACTCATAGATATGAACATATAAAAACATTAGCATATGGGGGAGAAGGTGAAGTTTACACCCATATAGCCTGGAAAAGCTATATACAAAATTACGAACTAGATATTAAAAGTGCTTCAAAAAAAGGCATAAAAACTTATAATGCCACAGAAGGTGGTGCTAGAATAGAAGGTGCCATAGAAAAACCATTTAAAGAAATTTGCGAAGAGATTTTAATAAAAGATAAAATACTTTTTTCACCTTTGCAATGTTTACAAAAAAATGAACAAGTTATACTAGCTAAAGAAAGTTACAACAACATTCTAACTCTTATCAAATTTGCAAAAAGCAAAATTTATCAGTGTCAAAAATTATTAAAACCTATTTTAAAGGTTATTGAACAAACTAAATATCATATAGATTTGAATACTATAGATTTTGTTAAAGTTTTAAAAACCAATGATGAAATTCATAAAGTTAAAGAATTTTTAGAAGATAAACAAATGGAAATTTTTACAGATTTACTTATTGTAGCTTTAACAAAAACTGAGCTTGAATTAGCTAAAATTTCTCTTATGAGCGCTCATACTCAAGATGATAAAAAAATTCGTATGATTATATGGCTTATTAAACATGAAGAATGGCTAAAAATAGTTATTGATACCTTAGAAAAACAAACACAAATCATGGAAAAATCCATAATATTATTAAAAAAATTTATAGAAGAAAATCAATGA
- a CDS encoding motility associated factor glycosyltransferase family protein yields MQLELNFSKNLQALKEVDSNLADKILQIQGNKRFELIEKNYDIYDNDKKEFCIQNTFDNLSFYEQNYKRHPFLIFFGIGNGLVIYELLKNPLKDYLCIIEPEIELVYISLHLSDFSQDIQNKRLQIYLYEDVNFLTFYRFFEQEKIHFFVTTYDLLFISKFYETYEKEIMKVNSLCIESIKSLVTKQGNSSEDSFEGITQLLHNLPDQLANPSLKDLLKQRKGKNENAIIVSTGPSLIKQLPLLKEYANKASIICADSAYPILAKYNIKPDYVLSLERVEKTSEFFNNDFGDFDKDILFVLVSLVFPKTIEYLKRNNRNFILVHRPLPFAQSLNMDDYGYLGGGMSVANMAYELAVKLEHKNIILIGQDLAYGEDGNSHPKEYHYKSNFENDRKEGLFVTAYGGNGKVETNKFWNIFKESFEKDIALTSPLGIKTFNATEGGARIEGAIEKPFKEICEELLKEDKSKFDKLNGLDKINLEKRVKDFTQKLQKIKTLATIYTNECETLQRDIIYCLNNEDFKDEIFNPLSQRIYQMKAKFEEEEFRNYFLDLIRSIFFHFEYKIACNYIKNPNNIDEEYAKRKEYLEIHKNWIDFIIPHIKLQATIIQKEFS; encoded by the coding sequence ATGCAACTTGAACTTAATTTTTCTAAAAATTTACAAGCTTTAAAAGAAGTTGATTCTAATTTAGCTGATAAAATATTGCAAATTCAAGGCAACAAAAGATTTGAACTCATTGAGAAAAATTATGATATTTATGATAATGATAAAAAAGAATTTTGCATACAAAATACTTTTGATAATTTATCTTTTTATGAGCAAAACTATAAAAGACATCCCTTTCTAATTTTCTTTGGAATAGGTAATGGTTTAGTTATTTATGAACTTTTAAAAAATCCTTTAAAAGATTATTTATGTATCATCGAACCTGAGATAGAACTTGTATATATTTCTTTGCATTTAAGTGATTTTAGTCAAGACATACAAAACAAAAGATTACAAATTTATCTATACGAAGATGTTAATTTTTTAACTTTTTATCGCTTTTTTGAACAAGAAAAAATTCATTTTTTTGTAACTACATACGACTTGCTTTTTATTTCTAAATTTTACGAAACATATGAAAAAGAAATAATGAAAGTCAATTCTTTATGTATAGAAAGTATAAAATCTTTAGTAACAAAACAAGGAAATTCATCTGAAGATTCCTTTGAAGGCATCACCCAACTTCTACATAATCTACCTGATCAACTAGCCAATCCTAGTTTAAAAGATTTATTAAAACAAAGAAAAGGTAAAAATGAAAATGCTATTATAGTTTCTACTGGTCCATCTTTGATTAAACAATTACCTTTATTAAAAGAATATGCTAATAAAGCTAGTATTATATGTGCTGATAGTGCTTATCCTATATTAGCCAAGTATAATATAAAACCTGATTATGTGTTATCTTTAGAAAGAGTAGAAAAAACTTCTGAATTTTTCAATAATGATTTTGGTGATTTTGATAAAGATATATTATTTGTTTTAGTAAGTTTAGTCTTTCCAAAAACTATAGAATATTTAAAGAGAAACAATAGAAACTTTATTTTGGTTCACAGACCCTTACCTTTTGCTCAAAGTTTAAATATGGATGATTATGGCTATTTAGGTGGTGGAATGAGTGTAGCTAATATGGCTTATGAATTAGCTGTTAAATTAGAACATAAAAATATCATTTTAATAGGACAAGATTTAGCTTATGGTGAAGATGGAAATTCACATCCTAAAGAATACCATTACAAGTCAAACTTTGAAAACGATAGAAAAGAAGGATTGTTTGTGACAGCTTATGGTGGTAATGGTAAAGTCGAAACTAATAAATTTTGGAATATTTTTAAAGAAAGTTTTGAAAAAGATATAGCTTTAACATCTCCTTTAGGTATAAAAACATTTAATGCCACAGAAGGTGGCGCTAGAATAGAAGGCGCTATAGAAAAACCATTTAAAGAAATTTGCGAGGAATTGTTAAAAGAAGATAAATCTAAATTTGATAAGCTAAATGGATTAGATAAAATAAATTTAGAAAAGAGAGTGAAAGATTTTACACAAAAACTACAAAAAATAAAAACTTTAGCAACAATTTATACTAACGAATGCGAAACCTTGCAACGAGATATTATATATTGTTTAAATAATGAAGATTTTAAAGATGAAATTTTTAACCCATTAAGTCAAAGAATTTATCAAATGAAAGCCAAATTTGAAGAAGAGGAATTTAGAAATTATTTTTTAGATTTAATCCGTTCTATATTTTTTCATTTTGAATACAAAATAGCGTGTAACTACATAAAAAATCCCAATAATATAGATGAAGAATATGCTAAAAGAAAAGAATACTTAGAAATACATAAAAATTGGATAGATTTTATCATTCCACATATAAAATTACAAGCTACAATTATACAAAAAGAGTTTTCATGA
- the pseI gene encoding pseudaminic acid synthase has product MIIENFNLNEKVFIIAELSANHANDLNTALKTIQAAKKAGADAIKIQTYTPDSLTLNSDKKDFIIEGGLWHGRKLYELYEEAKTPYEWHDQLFECAKKEGLICFSSPFSKKDVNFLRQFNPPAYKIASFEINDYDFVRFVAKEQKPTLVSTGIAFEEELEEIVKIFKEENNSNLILLKCTSAYPSKISDLNLNAIKTLQEKFKTIVGLSDHSEGFLAPCLAVALGARVIEKHFILDKTLNSADAKFSLDFEEFKQMCFMVRQSEQALGNKNLDVDEKILKNRHFARSLYASKDIKKGEVFTENNIKSIRPSFGLHPKFLPIILGKKAKQDIEFGQALEEKDFLE; this is encoded by the coding sequence GTGATTATAGAAAATTTTAATCTTAATGAAAAAGTGTTTATCATAGCAGAACTTTCTGCTAATCATGCTAATGATTTAAACACAGCATTAAAAACCATCCAAGCAGCTAAAAAAGCTGGTGCAGATGCTATAAAAATTCAAACTTACACCCCAGATAGCCTGACTTTAAATTCAGATAAAAAGGATTTCATTATAGAAGGTGGTTTGTGGCATGGAAGAAAACTTTATGAACTTTATGAGGAAGCTAAAACTCCTTATGAGTGGCATGATCAACTTTTTGAGTGTGCTAAAAAAGAAGGATTAATTTGCTTTTCTAGTCCTTTTTCTAAAAAAGATGTAAATTTTTTAAGACAATTTAATCCACCTGCGTATAAAATCGCTTCATTTGAAATAAACGACTATGATTTTGTGCGTTTTGTGGCTAAAGAACAAAAACCTACTTTGGTTTCTACTGGCATAGCATTTGAGGAAGAATTAGAAGAAATTGTAAAAATTTTTAAAGAAGAAAATAATTCTAATTTAATTTTACTAAAATGCACTTCAGCTTACCCTTCAAAAATAAGTGATTTAAATTTAAATGCCATTAAAACTTTGCAAGAGAAATTTAAAACTATAGTAGGACTAAGCGATCATAGCGAAGGTTTTTTAGCTCCGTGTTTAGCAGTGGCACTTGGTGCTAGAGTAATAGAAAAACATTTTATATTAGATAAAACTTTAAATAGTGCAGATGCAAAATTTAGCCTTGATTTTGAAGAATTTAAACAAATGTGTTTCATGGTGCGACAAAGCGAACAAGCTTTAGGCAATAAAAATTTAGATGTGGATGAAAAAATTCTAAAAAATCGCCATTTTGCAAGAAGTTTATATGCTAGTAAAGATATAAAAAAAGGTGAAGTTTTCACAGAAAATAATATAAAAAGCATTAGACCAAGCTTTGGTTTGCATCCTAAATTTTTACCTATAATTTTAGGAAAAAAAGCAAAACAAGATATAGAATTTGGACAAGCTTTAGAAGAAAAAGATTTTTTGGAATAA
- a CDS encoding chemotaxis protein CheX — protein sequence MDKTLDYSIYHFCEHILKLKIEQTNIIKGELYGASIPLYFKDQEYSFYLFFQKQVLNEIAQVLLHDELKEDGLADLVKEIANQIVGYAKKLLNDANGKDEFKLGVPEYLGHVEKLSSIKLKAKFTYIMKNARFRIGYKKL from the coding sequence ATGGATAAAACGCTAGATTATTCTATTTATCATTTTTGTGAGCATATTTTGAAATTAAAAATAGAGCAAACAAATATCATCAAAGGTGAGCTTTATGGAGCTTCGATACCTTTATACTTTAAAGATCAAGAATATAGTTTTTATTTGTTTTTTCAAAAGCAAGTTTTGAATGAAATCGCACAAGTTTTATTGCATGATGAGCTTAAAGAAGATGGTTTAGCAGATTTGGTAAAAGAAATTGCTAATCAAATCGTTGGTTATGCAAAAAAATTACTTAATGATGCCAATGGCAAGGATGAATTTAAGCTAGGTGTTCCTGAGTATTTAGGTCATGTTGAAAAACTTTCTTCGATAAAATTAAAGGCAAAATTTACATATATTATGAAAAATGCTCGTTTTAGAATAGGTTATAAAAAATTATGA